A window of Mycolicibacterium fluoranthenivorans contains these coding sequences:
- a CDS encoding ribonuclease J: MTIAAPMPLAEDDINALRIYSLGGIGEIGRNMTVFESQGRLLIVDCGVMFPESEHPGIDVILPDMRAIEDRLADIEALVLTHGHEDHIGAIPFLLRMRPDLPVVGAEFTLALVGAKCAEKGLKPRTIEVVPGQNIEFGPYRCEFISVCHSIPDSMAIAIRTTAGLILHTGDLKLDQLPIDGVTTDLSRFGALGAEGVDLLLVDSTNADVPGFVGYERDIAPVLDNQVRRARGRVIMTSFASNIHRIQQAVDVAISNERNICFVGRSMLRNVAIAQERGLLVVPSGSEVSISEAATMPDHRLAIVCTGSQGEPLSALARMAEGTHRQISITEGDLILFASSLVPGNETAVYRLVNNLIHKGASVITQNDYPIHVSGHANAGELLFLYNLIKPRNVVPVHGEWRHLAANARLAKLTGIDERNVLVARNGLVMDLRNGVLETAGQLPVGMVYVDGSVVGDIDDTTISHRRILGEDGFISAIATVDLNARCTVGKPVLNARGFSADSTALETVSIEVEAAVKQALEDSEVTPEHLVREMRRVIGRWVSRTYKRKPMIVPTVVEISS; the protein is encoded by the coding sequence GTGACCATTGCAGCGCCAATGCCTCTGGCTGAGGACGACATAAATGCCCTAAGAATCTACTCTCTAGGCGGCATCGGCGAGATCGGCCGCAACATGACAGTGTTTGAGTCGCAAGGCCGTCTTCTTATCGTCGATTGTGGTGTGATGTTCCCTGAGTCCGAGCACCCGGGCATCGACGTCATCCTTCCCGATATGAGAGCTATCGAAGATAGGTTGGCCGATATCGAAGCACTGGTCCTGACACACGGCCATGAGGATCATATAGGCGCGATACCTTTTCTACTCCGGATGCGACCGGATTTGCCAGTTGTCGGTGCTGAGTTCACCCTTGCGCTCGTGGGCGCAAAGTGCGCGGAGAAAGGTCTCAAACCGCGGACGATTGAGGTCGTTCCGGGTCAGAATATTGAGTTTGGCCCATACCGCTGTGAATTCATTTCGGTATGTCATTCGATTCCCGATTCCATGGCGATTGCCATTCGCACCACTGCGGGGCTTATTTTGCATACGGGGGATCTTAAGCTCGATCAACTCCCAATCGACGGCGTGACAACGGATCTCTCCAGATTTGGCGCACTCGGCGCGGAGGGCGTGGATCTGCTCCTGGTCGATTCTACAAATGCCGATGTGCCGGGATTCGTAGGATACGAACGAGATATCGCTCCGGTGCTGGACAACCAGGTGCGCCGTGCTCGCGGTCGCGTGATTATGACTTCTTTCGCGAGCAATATCCACCGTATTCAGCAAGCAGTGGACGTCGCGATATCCAACGAGCGTAACATCTGTTTCGTAGGTAGGTCTATGCTGCGAAATGTTGCGATAGCACAAGAGCGTGGCTTGCTGGTCGTCCCTAGTGGATCCGAAGTATCTATTAGTGAGGCAGCGACCATGCCGGATCATCGTCTCGCGATAGTGTGTACTGGTTCGCAGGGCGAACCGCTATCCGCCCTCGCGCGGATGGCAGAAGGTACGCACAGACAAATTTCGATCACTGAAGGCGATTTGATACTATTCGCCTCTTCTCTCGTTCCGGGTAACGAAACCGCGGTGTACCGGCTAGTTAATAATCTCATACATAAGGGCGCTAGCGTAATCACGCAGAATGACTATCCGATTCACGTATCTGGTCACGCGAATGCTGGCGAGCTATTATTTCTCTATAATTTGATAAAGCCTCGAAATGTCGTTCCGGTACACGGTGAATGGCGGCATCTAGCGGCCAATGCCAGATTGGCGAAGCTCACTGGAATTGATGAACGCAATGTGCTGGTGGCTCGAAATGGGTTAGTGATGGACCTTCGAAACGGCGTTTTGGAGACGGCCGGTCAGTTGCCTGTAGGCATGGTTTACGTTGACGGGAGCGTGGTGGGTGACATCGACGATACGACCATTTCGCACCGGCGCATCCTCGGCGAGGATGGATTCATTTCTGCTATAGCCACTGTAGATCTCAATGCCCGCTGCACCGTGGGCAAGCCCGTACTTAACGCACGGGGGTTCTCGGCGGACTCGACAGCCCTCGAAACCGTATCAATCGAGGTAGAAGCCGCGGTAAAGCAAGCCCTGGAAGATAGTGAGGTTACTCCCGAGCACCTCGTTAGGGAGATGCGACGAGTCATTGGCCGTTGGGTTTCGAGGACATATAAGCGGAAGCCGATGATCGTACCGACTGTGGTCGAGATAAGCTCCTGA
- a CDS encoding sulfatase-like hydrolase/transferase — MRQDNVLFITLDSCRLDTAISTHTPNLDRIGRLIPSYTTATFTLPAHLSFFSGFLPVPTGPHLYLGRYARVWRSQAARPTSKAVYEWIDTPTIIEHYGRRGYLVHGVGGVQFFDPRNEANFLPALFDSFEYCGPSAGQAIEDGPVAFTAHALETAVAKMNGTVPFFLFANLSETHYPYHSPGCSDDEATRDALRIMQLSEGEKRYPAIAEGRLIELLQPARTRQRESLRWIDTMLGRVLDILLNAEMPTLIVVCADHGESFGEGGLVGHGHPAPEVMTVPMWAGLVGPTH; from the coding sequence ATGCGGCAGGATAACGTGCTATTTATTACTCTCGACTCTTGCCGATTAGACACTGCGATATCGACTCACACTCCGAACCTGGATCGAATTGGCCGATTGATTCCTAGTTATACGACCGCAACGTTTACATTGCCAGCTCATTTATCATTCTTTTCAGGTTTCCTTCCAGTGCCGACCGGACCGCACTTGTATCTTGGCCGGTATGCACGGGTATGGCGATCGCAAGCGGCGCGGCCGACATCGAAAGCTGTTTACGAATGGATTGATACTCCGACAATTATCGAGCATTATGGCCGACGTGGCTATCTGGTGCATGGGGTTGGGGGCGTCCAATTCTTTGACCCACGGAATGAAGCGAATTTTCTGCCCGCGCTATTCGATTCATTCGAATATTGCGGACCGAGTGCCGGCCAAGCAATCGAGGATGGCCCGGTGGCGTTTACAGCGCATGCACTCGAGACGGCGGTTGCAAAGATGAATGGGACCGTGCCGTTCTTCCTCTTTGCGAACCTGAGCGAAACGCATTATCCTTACCACTCGCCCGGATGTTCGGACGACGAGGCGACCCGTGACGCGTTGAGAATCATGCAGTTGTCGGAAGGCGAGAAACGGTATCCGGCGATTGCCGAGGGAAGACTTATCGAATTGCTACAGCCTGCACGTACTCGACAACGGGAGTCATTGCGGTGGATTGACACGATGTTGGGGCGAGTCCTGGACATCTTGTTAAATGCGGAAATGCCAACTCTCATTGTGGTCTGCGCCGATCACGGCGAATCATTCGGTGAAGGCGGACTTGTTGGCCACGGGCATCCCGCTCCAGAAGTAATGACTGTGCCGATGTGGGCTGGTCTGGTAGGCCCAACCCACTAG
- a CDS encoding FtsK/SpoIIIE family DNA translocase gives MANKTAARSSTRSTRSKAGSASSTRGAAKPARPAAPRRKPAKSGRPAPRRNSSPLATAGAAVGRGTRAGWLMLAKGAGSTARSVGRARELEPGHRRDGIALALLGVAVIVAASSWFDAARPVGGWVDIAVRTVIGGAVVLVPLILGVVAVVLMRTEPDLDARPRLILGSVMIALPVLGLWHIWSGGPQDPDARRHAAGFIGFAIGGPLSDGLTVWIATPLLVIGVLFGLLLVTGTTIRELPDTLRDMFRTRAFDDEYDEYDDEYDDDRAASSEYADDFSDGYYDDPATYGDGDIQTWPTAELARPAGTPMDNYPLPEPISDDDGASAATGYGGASAAPTLPEPRAIEASKPVRKKLETPKKKQDDTLVVDRVVEGPYVLPALDLLIAGEPPKKLTAANEHMTDAITSVLQQFKVDAAVTGCTRGPTVTRYEVELGPGVKVEKITALHRNIAYAVATESVRMLAPIPGKSAVGIEVPNTDREMVRLADVLTAPSTRRDHHPLVIGLGKDIEGDFISCNLAKMPHLLVAGSTGSGKSSFVNSMLVSLLARATPEEVRMILIDPKMVELTPYEGIPHLITPIITQPKKAAAALAWLVEEMEQRYQDMQASRVRHIDVFNEKVRSGEISAPLGSERVYKPYPYILAIVDELADLMMTAPRDVEEAIVRITQKARAAGIHLVLATQRPSVDVVTGLIKTNVPSRLAFATSSLTDSRVILDQPGAEKLIGMGDGLFLPMGANKPTRMQGAFITDEEIHAVVEATKAQAEPEFIDGVTKAKPTGERTDVDPDIGDDMDVFLQAVELVVSSQFGSTSMLQRKLRVGFAKAGRLMDLMETRQIVGPSEGSKAREVLVKPDELAGTLALIRGGADANGADADDEDF, from the coding sequence ATGGCCAACAAGACCGCAGCCAGGTCCTCGACCCGTTCGACCAGGTCAAAGGCTGGTTCGGCGAGCAGCACCCGCGGCGCCGCCAAGCCCGCGCGTCCCGCTGCCCCGCGCAGGAAGCCAGCGAAGTCGGGTCGGCCCGCTCCGCGCCGGAACTCGTCGCCGCTGGCGACCGCGGGTGCCGCCGTCGGCCGGGGCACCCGGGCAGGCTGGCTGATGCTGGCCAAGGGCGCCGGCTCGACCGCCCGTTCGGTGGGACGTGCCCGCGAGCTCGAGCCGGGGCATCGCCGGGACGGCATCGCGCTGGCCCTGCTCGGTGTCGCGGTGATCGTCGCGGCGAGCTCGTGGTTCGACGCGGCCCGGCCCGTCGGCGGCTGGGTCGATATCGCGGTACGTACGGTGATCGGTGGGGCCGTGGTACTGGTGCCGCTCATCCTCGGCGTCGTCGCGGTGGTGCTGATGCGCACCGAACCCGATCTCGATGCCCGCCCGCGCCTGATTCTGGGCTCGGTGATGATCGCGTTGCCGGTGCTGGGTCTGTGGCACATCTGGTCGGGCGGACCCCAGGATCCCGACGCCCGCCGGCATGCCGCGGGTTTCATCGGCTTCGCGATCGGTGGCCCGCTGTCCGACGGGCTCACCGTGTGGATCGCCACCCCGCTGCTCGTCATCGGGGTGCTGTTCGGTCTGCTGTTGGTGACCGGCACGACGATCAGAGAACTGCCCGACACCTTGCGGGATATGTTCCGCACCAGGGCTTTTGACGATGAGTACGACGAATACGACGACGAGTACGACGACGATCGCGCCGCGTCGAGTGAGTACGCCGACGACTTCTCCGACGGTTACTACGACGATCCCGCCACCTACGGTGACGGCGATATCCAGACCTGGCCGACCGCCGAGCTGGCTCGTCCCGCTGGTACGCCGATGGACAATTACCCGCTGCCGGAACCGATCTCGGATGACGATGGGGCGAGCGCAGCGACGGGATATGGCGGGGCGAGCGCAGCGCCGACCCTGCCGGAGCCACGCGCGATCGAAGCGTCCAAACCGGTCCGCAAGAAGCTGGAAACGCCCAAGAAGAAGCAGGACGACACCCTGGTCGTGGACCGGGTCGTCGAGGGTCCGTACGTGCTGCCGGCGTTGGACCTGCTGATCGCCGGGGAACCGCCCAAGAAGCTCACCGCCGCCAACGAGCACATGACCGATGCGATCACCTCGGTGCTGCAGCAGTTCAAGGTCGATGCCGCGGTCACCGGGTGCACCCGTGGGCCGACGGTCACCCGCTATGAGGTGGAGCTGGGCCCCGGCGTGAAGGTCGAGAAGATCACCGCGCTGCACCGCAACATCGCCTACGCCGTGGCCACCGAGAGTGTGCGCATGCTGGCGCCGATCCCGGGCAAGTCCGCCGTCGGTATCGAGGTGCCCAACACCGACCGGGAAATGGTGCGCCTGGCCGACGTGCTCACCGCGCCGAGCACCCGCCGCGACCATCACCCGCTGGTGATCGGACTGGGCAAGGACATCGAGGGCGACTTCATCTCGTGCAACCTGGCCAAGATGCCGCACCTGCTGGTGGCCGGGTCGACCGGCTCGGGTAAGTCCAGTTTCGTCAACTCGATGCTGGTGTCGCTGCTGGCTCGGGCCACCCCGGAAGAGGTCAGGATGATCCTGATCGACCCGAAGATGGTGGAGCTCACGCCCTATGAGGGCATCCCGCACCTGATCACACCGATCATCACCCAACCGAAGAAGGCCGCCGCTGCGCTGGCCTGGCTGGTCGAGGAGATGGAACAGCGCTACCAGGACATGCAGGCGTCTCGCGTGCGTCACATCGACGTCTTCAACGAGAAGGTGCGTTCGGGGGAGATCAGCGCACCCCTGGGCAGCGAGCGGGTGTACAAGCCCTATCCCTACATCCTGGCCATCGTCGATGAGCTCGCCGACCTGATGATGACCGCGCCACGTGATGTCGAAGAGGCGATCGTGCGGATTACCCAGAAGGCGCGCGCCGCCGGTATCCACCTGGTGCTGGCCACCCAGCGTCCCTCGGTGGACGTGGTCACCGGCCTGATCAAGACCAACGTGCCGTCCCGGCTGGCGTTCGCCACCTCCTCGCTGACCGACTCGCGCGTTATCCTGGACCAGCCCGGAGCCGAGAAGCTGATCGGCATGGGTGATGGGCTGTTCCTGCCGATGGGCGCCAACAAGCCGACCCGTATGCAGGGTGCGTTCATCACCGACGAGGAGATCCACGCCGTCGTCGAGGCCACCAAGGCCCAGGCCGAACCGGAATTCATCGACGGCGTCACCAAGGCCAAGCCGACCGGTGAGCGTACCGATGTCGACCCCGATATCGGTGACGATATGGACGTCTTCCTGCAGGCCGTCGAACTGGTGGTGTCCTCGCAGTTCGGCTCCACCTCCATGCTGCAGCGCAAGCTGCGGGTCGGCTTCGCCAAGGCGGGCCGACTGATGGACCTGATGGAGACCCGCCAGATCGTCGGGCCGTCCGAGGGATCCAAAGCGCGCGAGGTGCTGGTCAAGCCCGACGAACTGGCCGGGACGCTGGCACTGATCCGTGGTGGGGCCGACGCCAACGGCGCCGACGCGGACGACGAGGACTTCTAG
- the dapA gene encoding 4-hydroxy-tetrahydrodipicolinate synthase translates to MHKWDLPPGNLAPVSTTGIDVSARLGTLLTAMVTPFGPDGSLDLAGAKKVAKHLVDSGCDGLVISGTTGESPTTTDDEKIALLEAVLEEVGDRARIIAGAGTYDTAHSVHLAQASAAAGAHGLLVVTPYYSRPTQRGLVAHFTAVADATDLPVILYDIPPRSVVPIEWDTIRTLAAHPNIVAVKDAKGDLHGGGQIIAETGITYYSGDDALNLPWLAMGATGFISVWGHVAAGQLRELLSAFNSGDIATARKINAGLGPLCEAQARLGGVTMSKEALRLQGIEVGNPRLPQVPAEPAEVEKLAADLRAAGVLC, encoded by the coding sequence ATGCATAAATGGGACCTACCACCGGGTAATCTTGCCCCCGTGAGCACCACCGGAATCGACGTCAGCGCGCGTTTGGGCACCCTGCTGACTGCCATGGTGACGCCGTTCGGCCCGGACGGCTCGCTTGATCTGGCTGGTGCGAAGAAGGTGGCCAAGCATCTGGTCGACTCCGGATGTGACGGCCTGGTGATCTCCGGGACCACCGGGGAGTCGCCGACCACCACCGACGACGAGAAGATCGCCCTGCTTGAGGCCGTGCTGGAGGAAGTCGGAGACCGCGCACGGATCATCGCGGGCGCCGGCACCTACGACACCGCCCACAGCGTGCACCTGGCCCAGGCCAGCGCCGCCGCGGGTGCGCACGGTCTGCTGGTGGTGACGCCGTACTACTCACGGCCGACCCAGCGCGGGCTGGTGGCCCACTTCACCGCCGTCGCCGACGCCACCGACCTGCCGGTCATTCTCTACGACATCCCGCCGCGCTCGGTGGTCCCCATCGAGTGGGACACCATCCGCACCCTGGCGGCGCACCCGAACATCGTCGCGGTCAAGGACGCCAAGGGCGATCTGCACGGCGGCGGTCAGATCATCGCCGAGACGGGTATCACCTACTACTCCGGCGATGACGCGCTGAACCTGCCGTGGCTGGCGATGGGTGCCACCGGCTTCATCAGCGTCTGGGGCCATGTGGCTGCCGGGCAGCTGCGAGAGTTGCTGTCCGCCTTCAACTCCGGCGATATCGCCACCGCACGCAAGATCAATGCAGGATTGGGGCCGCTCTGCGAGGCGCAGGCCCGATTGGGTGGGGTGACGATGTCGAAGGAAGCGTTGCGCCTGCAAGGCATCGAGGTCGGCAATCCACGGCTGCCGCAGGTGCCCGCCGAACCGGCCGAGGTCGAGAAGCTGGCCGCTGATCTGCGCGCCGCCGGCGTGTTGTGCTAG
- the pgsA gene encoding CDP-diacylglycerol--glycerol-3-phosphate 3-phosphatidyltransferase, whose translation MPVPGQPDIDPAVPRASVANIANLLTGVRLVLVPVFVYTLFIGDGHETFWRTTAFVIFAVAVITDHFDGALARSYGMVTEFGKLADPIADKLLIGAALVGLSMLGDLPWWITVVILVREIGVTVLRLAVLRHGVIPASRGGKLKTLVQAVAIGLLILPLSGLWLTTATVIMWVAVVLTVLTGIDYVISAIKDSRTRS comes from the coding sequence ATGCCCGTGCCGGGCCAACCAGATATCGATCCTGCGGTACCCCGCGCGTCCGTCGCCAATATCGCCAACCTGCTGACGGGCGTGCGCCTGGTGCTCGTGCCGGTGTTCGTCTACACCCTGTTCATCGGTGACGGCCATGAAACGTTCTGGCGGACAACTGCATTCGTGATCTTCGCGGTGGCGGTCATCACCGATCACTTCGACGGTGCGCTGGCCCGCAGCTACGGCATGGTCACCGAGTTCGGCAAACTGGCCGATCCGATCGCGGACAAACTGCTGATCGGCGCGGCCCTGGTCGGTCTTTCGATGCTCGGCGATCTGCCCTGGTGGATCACCGTCGTCATCCTGGTCCGCGAGATCGGTGTGACGGTGCTGCGGCTGGCGGTGCTGCGGCACGGGGTCATCCCGGCCAGCCGGGGCGGCAAGCTGAAGACGCTGGTCCAGGCGGTGGCGATCGGTCTTCTGATCCTGCCGCTGTCGGGTCTTTGGCTCACCACGGCGACCGTGATCATGTGGGTCGCGGTGGTGCTCACGGTGCTGACGGGCATCGACTATGTGATCTCGGCCATCAAGGATTCCCGGACACGTTCCTGA
- a CDS encoding putative quinol monooxygenase — MPVVVVATLTAKPESIDLVRDAAKTAIEAVHSEPGCELYSLHEANGTFVFVEQWADEEALKTHSTAPAIGALFGTIGEHLDGAPDIKMLAPVVAGDPAKGKLR; from the coding sequence ATGCCTGTTGTCGTCGTCGCCACCCTGACCGCCAAGCCTGAGTCCATCGACCTCGTTCGTGACGCCGCCAAGACGGCGATCGAGGCCGTCCATTCCGAGCCGGGCTGCGAGCTGTACTCGCTTCATGAGGCCAATGGCACCTTCGTCTTCGTCGAGCAGTGGGCCGACGAGGAGGCGCTCAAGACGCACAGCACCGCGCCCGCGATCGGCGCGTTGTTCGGCACCATCGGCGAGCACCTCGACGGCGCACCGGATATCAAGATGCTCGCACCGGTGGTCGCCGGCGATCCCGCCAAGGGCAAGTTGCGGTAG
- a CDS encoding HAD family hydrolase — protein sequence MKRAALDTLAVYSDRPIDAVLFDWGGTLAQYLGDTPRECVYFAANQVLPSRIADSFADVVSQLIEQSWSAGPNVRDTISSLTMRAVSITENPEITEDIGRLFIGSFLSVLATLIRHNNTAATVLAGIRRQGIKTAMVCNTIWPAAWHDDLLARDGLIALLPIRTYSSQTFVRKPEPRAFQIVLDRLQVKAHGCVFVGDRGDEDIDGAAAMGMATIWVRNGYSEPFLHRPDQVIDSVSELVAD from the coding sequence GTGAAACGGGCAGCCCTCGACACTCTCGCAGTCTATTCCGATCGTCCAATCGATGCGGTTCTATTCGACTGGGGCGGCACTTTGGCCCAGTACCTCGGCGATACTCCGCGGGAGTGCGTTTATTTCGCTGCGAACCAAGTGTTGCCGAGTCGCATAGCTGACTCGTTTGCCGACGTGGTATCGCAATTAATTGAACAATCTTGGTCAGCCGGACCGAACGTTAGGGATACCATAAGCTCGCTCACTATGCGAGCAGTGAGTATAACGGAAAATCCCGAGATCACGGAAGATATCGGACGGCTGTTTATTGGATCTTTTCTTAGCGTCCTGGCAACTTTAATACGGCACAACAATACGGCAGCGACGGTTCTGGCAGGTATAAGGCGACAAGGCATCAAAACGGCGATGGTATGCAACACGATCTGGCCAGCAGCTTGGCACGATGACCTATTGGCTAGAGATGGCCTTATCGCACTGTTGCCTATCCGTACGTATTCTAGCCAGACCTTCGTCCGCAAGCCTGAGCCAAGAGCATTCCAAATTGTGTTGGATCGGCTACAAGTTAAAGCACATGGCTGTGTATTTGTCGGAGATCGAGGCGACGAGGACATTGACGGGGCGGCGGCGATGGGCATGGCTACAATCTGGGTGCGGAATGGCTATAGTGAGCCTTTCCTGCATCGACCTGACCAGGTCATTGATTCAGTTAGTGAATTAGTTGCTGATTGA
- a CDS encoding mycofactocin-coupled SDR family oxidoreductase, whose translation MAALTGKVAFITGAARGQGRAHALKLASEGADIIAVDLCDQIASVPYPLATRDDMAATVKLVEESGARIFATEADVRDRDSLKTALRAGTEALGDRLDIVIANAGIAPMADENAWQDVLDVNLTGVYHTVDVAMKPMIKFGNGGAIVLTSSVAGLVGLGSPVGGSVGYAAAKHGVVGLMRVYANFLAQFNIRVNSVHPAGVNTPMIDNEFTRSWLEGMAQQSFRGPDMTNALPVQTLEPEDIANAVYWLVSDAARYVTGVALPVDAGYVNKR comes from the coding sequence GTGGCCGCCCTGACCGGCAAAGTTGCCTTCATCACCGGCGCCGCGCGCGGCCAGGGTCGCGCGCACGCGCTGAAACTGGCGTCCGAAGGCGCCGATATCATCGCCGTCGATCTCTGCGATCAGATCGCGTCGGTGCCCTACCCGCTGGCCACCCGCGACGACATGGCGGCCACCGTCAAGCTCGTCGAAGAGTCCGGCGCGCGCATCTTCGCCACGGAAGCCGATGTCCGCGACCGAGATTCCCTCAAGACGGCGCTGCGGGCAGGTACCGAGGCGCTCGGCGACCGGCTCGATATCGTGATCGCCAACGCGGGTATCGCGCCGATGGCCGACGAGAACGCCTGGCAGGACGTGCTCGACGTGAACCTCACCGGCGTCTACCACACCGTCGACGTCGCGATGAAGCCGATGATCAAGTTCGGCAACGGCGGGGCGATCGTGCTCACCAGCTCGGTGGCCGGACTGGTCGGTCTGGGCTCGCCGGTCGGCGGGTCGGTGGGCTACGCCGCGGCCAAGCACGGTGTCGTCGGCCTGATGCGGGTGTACGCGAATTTCCTGGCACAGTTCAATATCCGGGTGAACTCGGTGCATCCCGCGGGGGTGAACACCCCGATGATCGACAACGAGTTCACTCGGTCCTGGCTTGAGGGGATGGCGCAGCAGTCCTTCCGCGGACCGGATATGACCAACGCCCTGCCGGTGCAGACGCTGGAACCCGAGGACATTGCCAATGCGGTGTACTGGTTGGTGTCCGACGCGGCGCGCTACGTGACGGGGGTGGCGCTTCCGGTGGATGCGGGGTACGTCAACAAACGCTGA
- a CDS encoding SAM-dependent methyltransferase: protein MAGNPEAQTAFGPMVLAAVEHHEAPQRRLVDDDLAQSFLPGGMRTVVGLLRLGMLRRAVVAATERSGPGLWASIACRKRYIDERVSDPVTEFDTVVILGAGLDTRPYRIARYSDLPVFEVDQQLNIDRKTATVQRVFGSVPASVRLVSVDFERDDVVAALAAAGFHDTGHTLFIWEGVTQYLTPQALHATFEQLRAVVPGSRMIFTYIRQDFIDGANLYGARALHRRFRVRRQVWKSGFVPERVEEILAGYGWRLIEQAGPSYYRDTYIRPTGRKLTASPIEWAAVAVRV from the coding sequence ATGGCAGGGAATCCGGAGGCGCAGACGGCTTTCGGGCCGATGGTGCTGGCGGCGGTCGAGCACCATGAGGCACCGCAACGCCGGTTGGTCGATGACGATCTGGCGCAATCTTTCCTGCCCGGCGGCATGCGCACGGTGGTCGGGTTGCTGCGCCTCGGCATGCTGCGCCGGGCGGTGGTCGCCGCAACCGAACGGTCCGGTCCCGGCCTGTGGGCCAGCATCGCCTGCCGCAAACGCTATATCGACGAACGGGTCTCCGATCCGGTCACCGAGTTCGACACCGTCGTCATCCTCGGTGCGGGCCTGGACACCCGCCCCTACCGGATTGCCCGCTACAGCGATCTCCCGGTGTTCGAGGTCGATCAGCAACTCAACATCGACCGCAAAACCGCCACGGTACAACGGGTTTTCGGCTCGGTACCGGCGTCGGTACGCCTGGTGAGCGTCGATTTCGAGCGGGATGACGTGGTCGCCGCGCTGGCCGCCGCTGGCTTCCACGACACCGGACACACCTTGTTCATCTGGGAGGGGGTCACCCAGTACCTCACCCCGCAGGCCCTGCATGCGACATTCGAGCAGCTGCGCGCCGTCGTACCCGGCAGCCGGATGATCTTCACCTACATCCGGCAGGACTTCATCGACGGCGCCAACCTGTACGGCGCGCGAGCGCTGCACCGCCGGTTCCGCGTACGCCGCCAGGTATGGAAATCGGGTTTCGTGCCGGAACGGGTCGAGGAGATCCTGGCCGGCTACGGGTGGCGGTTGATCGAGCAGGCCGGACCGAGCTACTACCGCGACACCTACATCCGTCCGACCGGACGGAAACTGACCGCCTCGCCCATCGAGTGGGCCGCCGTGGCGGTGCGGGTCTGA
- a CDS encoding nucleoside deaminase: MSLARRLLDVIDLDVLPLTERGVSAGNKVFGAAILRKDDLSLVIAGTNDETSNPLWHGEVHTLKQFYELPQHPPTAELLFVSTHEPCTMCMSAITWAGFDNFYYFFSHEDSRDAFAIPHDLLILKEVFGLEPGGYRRTNAFWTAYSIPELVSAEEEPLRTELLARRQLIEDRYAVLSVQYQESKDGNEIPLS; encoded by the coding sequence ATGAGCCTTGCCCGCCGTCTCCTCGACGTGATCGATCTCGATGTGCTGCCGCTCACCGAACGAGGGGTGAGCGCCGGGAACAAGGTGTTCGGCGCGGCGATCCTGCGCAAGGACGACCTGTCCCTCGTGATCGCGGGGACCAATGACGAGACCAGTAATCCGCTGTGGCACGGCGAGGTGCACACTCTCAAGCAGTTCTACGAGCTCCCCCAGCATCCACCGACCGCAGAACTGCTCTTTGTGTCCACCCATGAACCGTGCACGATGTGCATGTCGGCGATCACCTGGGCTGGTTTCGACAATTTCTATTACTTCTTCAGCCACGAGGACTCCCGGGATGCTTTCGCCATCCCCCACGACCTGTTGATCCTGAAAGAGGTGTTCGGTCTGGAGCCCGGCGGTTATCGACGCACCAATGCGTTCTGGACGGCGTACTCCATCCCCGAGTTGGTGTCCGCCGAAGAGGAACCGCTGCGCACCGAGCTGCTGGCCCGGCGCCAGTTGATCGAGGACCGGTATGCCGTGTTGTCGGTGCAGTACCAGGAATCCAAAGATGGCAACGAGATTCCGTTGAGTTAG
- a CDS encoding amino-acid N-acetyltransferase: MRRARTSDVPAIKALVDIYAGKILLEKNLVNLYEAVQEFWVGELGGEIVGCGALHVLWADLGEVRTVAVHPKVRGAGVGHRVVAQLLDVARELHLQRIFVLTFETDFFGRHGFTEIEGTPVTAEVYEEMCRSYDTGVAEFLDLSYVKPNILGNTRMLLTL, from the coding sequence GTGCGCAGGGCCCGGACGTCCGATGTACCGGCCATCAAAGCGCTCGTCGACATCTACGCAGGGAAGATCCTGCTGGAGAAGAACCTGGTCAACCTCTATGAGGCCGTCCAGGAGTTCTGGGTCGGCGAGCTCGGTGGCGAGATCGTCGGCTGTGGCGCCCTGCACGTTCTGTGGGCCGATCTGGGTGAGGTGCGCACGGTCGCGGTGCACCCGAAGGTGCGCGGCGCGGGCGTCGGGCACCGGGTGGTGGCGCAGCTGCTCGACGTGGCGCGCGAACTGCACCTCCAGCGCATCTTCGTGCTGACCTTCGAGACCGATTTCTTCGGCCGCCACGGGTTCACCGAGATCGAAGGCACCCCGGTGACCGCCGAGGTGTACGAGGAGATGTGCCGCTCGTACGACACCGGTGTCGCCGAGTTCCTCGACCTGTCCTACGTGAAACCGAACATCCTGGGCAACACCCGGATGCTGCTCACGCTCTGA